From the genome of Erythrobacter litoralis, one region includes:
- a CDS encoding electron transfer flavoprotein subunit alpha/FixB family protein translates to MNTLVLVEHDNSTVNDATLAVVTAASKLGEVHALVAGKDCGAVAEAAAKIAGVAKVLKADDAAYEHGLAENVAPLAASVMEGYDAFLAPATTSGKNIAPRVAAHLDVMQISDILSVEGDKTFTRPIYAGNAIATVQSGDPKLVITVRGTAFEKAATEGGSASIEDVSGPGDAGLSTFVNREIAKSDRPELTSAKVIVSGGRALKDSETFEQIITPLADKLGAAIGASRAAVDAGYVPNDYQVGQTGKIVAPEVYIAIGISGAIQHLAGMKDSKVIIAINKDEDAPIFQVADIGLVADLYNAVPELTSEL, encoded by the coding sequence ATGAACACTCTGGTTCTGGTCGAACACGACAATTCCACCGTCAATGACGCGACCCTCGCGGTCGTCACCGCGGCATCCAAGCTGGGCGAAGTCCATGCGCTGGTCGCGGGCAAGGATTGCGGTGCGGTCGCCGAGGCCGCGGCCAAGATCGCGGGCGTCGCCAAGGTGCTGAAGGCCGACGATGCCGCCTACGAACACGGCCTTGCCGAAAACGTGGCCCCGCTCGCGGCATCGGTGATGGAAGGCTATGACGCATTCCTCGCCCCGGCGACCACCTCGGGCAAGAACATCGCCCCGCGCGTTGCGGCGCATCTCGACGTGATGCAGATTTCCGACATCCTGTCGGTCGAAGGCGACAAGACCTTCACCCGGCCGATCTATGCCGGCAACGCCATCGCGACCGTCCAGTCCGGCGATCCCAAGCTGGTGATCACTGTGCGCGGCACGGCCTTCGAAAAGGCCGCGACCGAAGGCGGCTCGGCCTCGATCGAGGACGTGAGCGGTCCGGGCGATGCGGGCCTGTCGACCTTCGTCAACCGCGAGATCGCCAAGAGCGACCGCCCCGAACTGACCAGCGCCAAGGTCATCGTCTCGGGCGGCCGTGCGCTGAAGGATTCGGAGACCTTCGAACAGATCATCACCCCGCTCGCCGACAAGCTCGGCGCCGCCATCGGCGCGAGCCGCGCGGCGGTCGATGCGGGCTATGTCCCCAACGATTACCAAGTCGGCCAGACCGGCAAGATCGTGGCTCCCGAAGTCTACATCGCGATCGGCATTTCCGGCGCGATCCAGCACTTGGCGGGGATGAAGGATTCCAAGGTCATCATCGCGATCAACAAGGACGAGGACGCACCGATCTTCCAGGTCGCCGATATCGGCCTCGTCGCGGACCTCTACAATGCGGTGCCAGAGCTAACGAGCGAGCTCTAA
- a CDS encoding DUF1153 domain-containing protein gives MIENQDIRPAQVIGPLGEPLTLEDLPSPDTKRWVVRRKAEVVAAVNGGLLTLDEALERYGLTLEEFASWQRAVDRVGMHGLRVTKIQFYREKYERQLNF, from the coding sequence ATGATTGAGAACCAGGACATCCGCCCCGCCCAGGTGATTGGCCCGCTCGGCGAGCCTCTGACCCTTGAGGACCTTCCTTCGCCCGATACGAAGCGCTGGGTCGTGCGCCGAAAGGCCGAGGTGGTCGCCGCCGTCAATGGCGGACTGCTGACGCTTGACGAGGCGCTCGAGCGCTATGGGCTCACCCTCGAGGAATTCGCGTCCTGGCAGCGGGCGGTGGACCGCGTCGGCATGCACGGGCTGCGCGTCACGAAAATCCAGTTCTATCGCGAGAAATACGAGCGCCAGCTCAACTTCTGA
- a CDS encoding DUF445 domain-containing protein, with protein MASISPGSYPYGGAPLTPDRARRMRWTATGMLAAMAVIFFTTHGFVGTHPAWGYVNAFAEAAMVGGLADWFAVTALFRHPLGLPIPHTAIIPQNKDRIAETMAAFLRENFLTPAVVARRMSGMNVARAIGDFLVASPTRGGEDARSRITAGAAELIAEVLESLDPDRLGNQVRSGLAAQISKIEISPLAGRMIESMMADKRHQPLIDGLIRWAGLTLEDNEETIRAIIHERTYRIVRWIGLEDKVSGPVLDGLYKLLAEVLVDPDHPLRHKVEEGLQKLAQDLQHDPETRERVEELKRELLENPAVAEWWMGVWERLRRSLIRRARESESAMGAEMRSTLADLGNALKQDERLQVQINRFARRTMVGVATRYGSQIVTLVSDTVKRWDATTITGRVEGAVGRDLQFIRINGTLVGGLVGMTLHFITGFM; from the coding sequence ATGGCGAGCATTAGCCCTGGTTCCTATCCCTATGGCGGCGCCCCGCTGACACCCGATCGCGCGCGGCGCATGCGCTGGACCGCGACCGGGATGCTGGCGGCAATGGCGGTGATCTTCTTCACCACGCATGGCTTCGTCGGCACCCATCCGGCCTGGGGTTACGTCAACGCCTTCGCCGAAGCGGCGATGGTGGGTGGGCTCGCCGACTGGTTCGCGGTGACCGCGCTGTTCCGCCACCCGCTCGGCCTGCCAATCCCGCACACCGCGATCATCCCGCAGAACAAGGACCGCATCGCCGAGACCATGGCGGCGTTCCTGCGCGAGAATTTCCTCACCCCCGCAGTCGTCGCCCGGCGCATGTCGGGCATGAATGTCGCGCGCGCGATCGGGGATTTCCTCGTTGCCAGTCCGACACGCGGCGGCGAGGACGCGCGCTCGCGCATCACCGCGGGCGCGGCGGAGCTGATCGCGGAAGTGCTCGAATCGCTCGATCCCGACCGGCTCGGCAATCAGGTGAGGAGCGGGCTTGCGGCGCAAATTTCGAAGATCGAGATCTCGCCGCTCGCCGGGCGGATGATCGAGAGCATGATGGCCGACAAGCGTCACCAGCCCTTGATCGACGGGCTGATCCGCTGGGCGGGCCTGACGCTGGAGGACAACGAGGAGACGATCCGCGCGATCATTCACGAACGCACCTATCGCATTGTCCGCTGGATCGGGCTCGAGGACAAGGTATCCGGCCCCGTGCTCGACGGGCTCTACAAGCTATTGGCCGAAGTGCTGGTCGATCCCGACCACCCGCTGCGCCACAAGGTCGAGGAGGGCTTGCAGAAGCTCGCGCAGGATCTCCAGCACGATCCCGAAACGCGCGAGCGGGTGGAGGAGCTGAAGCGCGAACTGCTCGAAAACCCCGCGGTCGCGGAATGGTGGATGGGCGTGTGGGAGCGCCTGCGCCGCTCGCTGATCCGCCGCGCGCGCGAAAGCGAGAGCGCAATGGGGGCGGAAATGCGCAGCACTCTAGCGGACCTGGGGAATGCTCTGAAGCAGGACGAGCGGCTGCAGGTCCAGATCAACCGGTTTGCCCGGCGTACGATGGTGGGCGTCGCGACGCGCTACGGCTCGCAGATCGTGACGCTGGTGTCGGACACGGTGAAGCGCTGGGACGCGACCACGATCACGGGCCGGGTCGAAGGCGCGGTAGGGCGCGACCTCCAGTTCATTCGCATCAACGGCACGCTGGTGGGCGGCTTGGTGGGAATGACGCTGCACTTCATCACGGGGTTCATGTGA
- a CDS encoding efflux RND transporter permease subunit, whose product MSLRNISAWSIRNPVIPLVLFTALLIAGIVSFMRMDVTNNPDVDFPAVMVNIAQPGASPVEIENQITQRVEAAVRSINGVNSIQSSASEGSSMTFVEFEIGTDLIEAVSEVTTAIDSVRGQLPDGILEPRIQKVQVVGEPIGYFAVEADDMTIEELSWFIDDTVSKRLLKIDGMAEVERFGGVDREIEVILEPAKMQSFGVTASQINNVLRQTNLDAAGGLTELGGTRQSLRVLGNADTAFELSQRQLQLGGGRTVRLADVATVRDGYSERTSVSEVNGKEVVNFLMNRARGSSDLAVYDAAMAEMELMEQEIEGIEFIPLGTSTNYTRDQYTSSMWALVEGALLAVVVVFLFLRDWRATFISAVAIPLSAIPTFWFMDLLGFNLNFLSLLALALVAGVLVDDAIVEIENIVRHMRMGKSAYQASIDAADEIGLPVVATSFCIVAVFLPVGLMPGVSGQFFQNFGLTVVVAVLMSLAVARMVTPLMAAYFLKAQGMGAHGEGVWMDRYMAVLGWTLDSGKMATRRAGVEPPRARWVYMIMLLLTVVLLLAVTGFAMFTVFGWLAALEVPGQIAGAVSSDPYGTFFHIVSKTFEVVIVLVTSLAAFLAGWAVFKLIELAANSGGRFGGGVRYLTARFYDHRVWMLGVGWFSLLVTVLLFGQIPGQFQPTIDDENSRVEIETVPGTTLEETKRIVNSVAERLSEEPEVERQLQRIRQGQSSSIFVQLKDDRERTSIEFERELAPVLAQIPDARVRFQSQSAGFGSGRDLTVMLAGSDPELLEETALELVEQMKGLDSLVAPRIAADLNRPEIIITPREKIAADLGVTTAALSQTIRIATLGEIEQNAARFSLSDRQIPITVRLSEKARGDLTTIRNLPVQTAGGGSVPLGRVATIEFGSGPTTIQRYNQSRRVLIGADLASGVLKGEAQQQVDALPILSNLPTGVIRDVVGEEEWQAELIQNLIIAVTAGVLLVFAVLVLLYKRLMSPLVNMTSLALAPLGGVLLIWLIGMPNSMPVYIGILLLLGIVSKNSILLIDFAIEEMDRGTSKLEAIMEAGHKRAQPIVMTTVAMTAGMVPVALSLSGDGAWRQPMGIVVIGGLLLSTLLTLLIVPAGFSLADGFEKRVGPWLRERMLTYRPGDDGKPIPPETGGQGGVPRPAGPRPDAPIPGGAPIPARKLPPGTEPAE is encoded by the coding sequence ATGAGCCTCCGCAACATTTCCGCATGGTCGATCCGCAACCCGGTGATCCCGCTGGTGCTGTTCACCGCGCTGCTGATCGCCGGGATCGTCAGCTTCATGCGGATGGACGTGACGAACAATCCCGACGTCGATTTCCCTGCGGTAATGGTCAATATCGCCCAGCCGGGCGCCTCGCCGGTCGAGATCGAGAACCAGATCACGCAGCGGGTCGAGGCCGCGGTGCGTTCGATCAACGGGGTCAATTCGATCCAGTCCAGTGCGAGCGAAGGCTCCTCGATGACTTTCGTCGAGTTCGAGATCGGGACCGACCTGATCGAGGCTGTCAGCGAAGTGACGACCGCGATCGATTCGGTCCGCGGGCAGCTGCCGGACGGCATCCTCGAACCGCGCATCCAGAAGGTCCAAGTGGTGGGCGAGCCGATCGGCTATTTCGCGGTCGAAGCCGACGACATGACGATCGAGGAGCTGAGCTGGTTCATCGACGACACCGTGTCGAAACGCCTGCTCAAGATCGACGGCATGGCCGAGGTCGAACGCTTCGGCGGGGTCGACCGGGAGATCGAGGTGATCCTCGAGCCTGCCAAGATGCAGTCGTTCGGGGTCACCGCCTCGCAGATCAACAACGTGCTGCGCCAGACCAATCTCGATGCGGCGGGCGGCCTGACCGAACTCGGCGGGACGCGCCAGTCGCTGCGCGTTCTCGGCAATGCGGATACCGCCTTCGAGCTTTCGCAGCGCCAGCTGCAGCTCGGCGGCGGACGCACCGTGCGGCTTGCCGACGTCGCCACCGTACGCGACGGCTATTCCGAGCGCACCTCGGTCAGCGAAGTCAACGGCAAGGAAGTCGTCAACTTCCTGATGAACCGTGCGCGCGGTTCCTCCGACCTTGCGGTCTACGACGCGGCGATGGCGGAAATGGAATTGATGGAGCAGGAGATTGAGGGAATCGAGTTCATCCCGCTCGGCACCAGCACGAATTACACCCGCGATCAGTACACATCCTCCATGTGGGCGCTGGTCGAAGGCGCGCTGCTCGCGGTCGTGGTCGTGTTCCTGTTCCTGCGCGACTGGCGCGCGACCTTCATCTCGGCGGTGGCGATCCCGCTTTCGGCGATCCCGACCTTCTGGTTCATGGATCTCCTGGGCTTCAACCTCAACTTCCTCTCGCTGCTTGCGCTCGCGCTGGTGGCGGGCGTACTCGTCGACGACGCGATCGTCGAGATCGAGAACATCGTGCGCCACATGCGCATGGGCAAATCGGCCTACCAGGCGTCGATCGATGCGGCCGACGAAATCGGCCTGCCGGTGGTCGCGACCTCTTTCTGCATCGTCGCGGTATTCCTGCCCGTCGGCCTGATGCCCGGCGTTTCGGGTCAGTTCTTCCAGAATTTCGGCCTGACGGTCGTCGTCGCGGTGCTGATGTCGCTCGCCGTCGCGCGCATGGTGACGCCGCTCATGGCGGCCTATTTCCTCAAGGCGCAAGGCATGGGCGCGCACGGCGAAGGCGTGTGGATGGACCGCTACATGGCTGTGCTGGGCTGGACGCTCGACAGCGGCAAGATGGCCACGCGCCGCGCCGGGGTCGAGCCGCCTCGCGCGCGCTGGGTCTACATGATCATGCTGCTGCTGACGGTTGTGCTGCTGCTCGCGGTGACCGGCTTTGCCATGTTCACCGTGTTCGGCTGGCTCGCCGCGCTGGAAGTGCCGGGCCAGATCGCGGGCGCGGTGTCGAGCGATCCCTACGGCACGTTCTTCCACATCGTCTCGAAGACCTTCGAAGTCGTCATCGTCCTCGTGACCTCGCTCGCTGCCTTCCTCGCCGGGTGGGCGGTCTTCAAGCTGATCGAGCTGGCCGCCAATTCCGGCGGACGCTTCGGCGGCGGGGTGCGATACCTCACCGCCCGTTTCTATGATCACCGCGTCTGGATGCTGGGCGTGGGCTGGTTCTCGCTGCTCGTGACGGTCCTGCTGTTCGGGCAGATCCCGGGCCAGTTCCAGCCGACCATCGACGATGAGAATTCCCGCGTCGAGATCGAGACCGTGCCGGGCACGACGCTTGAGGAAACGAAGCGGATCGTGAATTCGGTCGCCGAACGGCTGTCCGAAGAACCCGAAGTGGAACGTCAGCTCCAGCGCATCCGGCAGGGCCAGAGCTCCTCGATATTCGTGCAGCTCAAGGACGACCGCGAACGCACCTCGATCGAATTCGAGCGTGAGCTCGCTCCCGTCCTTGCGCAGATCCCCGATGCGCGCGTGCGTTTCCAGTCGCAAAGCGCGGGCTTCGGCTCGGGCCGCGACCTGACCGTGATGCTGGCCGGGTCGGACCCCGAATTGCTCGAGGAAACCGCGCTCGAACTGGTCGAGCAGATGAAGGGTCTCGATTCGCTCGTCGCACCGCGCATCGCGGCCGATCTCAACCGGCCCGAGATCATCATCACTCCGCGCGAGAAGATCGCCGCCGATCTGGGTGTGACCACGGCCGCGCTGTCCCAGACGATCCGCATCGCGACGCTCGGCGAAATCGAACAGAACGCGGCTCGGTTCTCGCTTTCCGATCGCCAGATTCCGATCACCGTGCGCCTCAGCGAAAAGGCGCGGGGCGATCTCACCACCATTCGCAACCTGCCGGTTCAGACCGCGGGCGGCGGGTCGGTCCCGCTGGGCCGGGTGGCGACGATCGAGTTCGGCTCCGGCCCGACCACCATCCAGCGTTACAACCAGAGCCGACGCGTGCTCATCGGTGCGGACCTCGCGAGCGGCGTGCTGAAGGGCGAGGCGCAGCAGCAGGTCGATGCCCTGCCGATCCTGAGCAACCTGCCCACCGGCGTCATCCGCGATGTCGTGGGCGAGGAGGAATGGCAGGCCGAACTGATCCAGAATCTTATCATCGCGGTGACCGCGGGCGTGCTGCTGGTCTTCGCGGTGCTGGTCCTGCTCTACAAGCGGCTGATGAGCCCGCTCGTTAACATGACCTCCCTTGCGCTTGCGCCGCTCGGTGGAGTGCTTCTGATCTGGCTGATCGGCATGCCGAACTCGATGCCGGTCTATATCGGCATCCTCCTGTTGCTCGGCATCGTGTCGAAGAACTCGATCCTGCTGATCGACTTCGCGATCGAGGAAATGGACCGCGGCACTTCCAAGCTCGAGGCAATCATGGAAGCCGGGCACAAGCGCGCCCAGCCGATCGTCATGACGACGGTGGCCATGACCGCGGGCATGGTCCCGGTCGCGCTTTCGCTGTCGGGCGACGGTGCGTGGCGCCAGCCGATGGGGATCGTGGTGATCGGCGGCCTGCTGCTGTCGACCCTGCTCACCCTGCTTATCGTGCCTGCAGGCTTCAGCCTCGCCGACGGTTTCGAGAAGCGGGTCGGCCCGTGGCTGCGCGAGCGGATGCTGACCTATCGCCCGGGCGACGACGGCAAACCCATTCCGCCCGAGACGGGCGGGCAGGGCGGCGTGCCGCGACCGGCAGGACCGCGCCCCGATGCACCGATCCCGGGCGGTGCGCCAATCCCGGCCCGAAAGCTCCCGCCGGGGACCGAACCTGCCGAGTGA
- a CDS encoding GlsB/YeaQ/YmgE family stress response membrane protein, whose protein sequence is MGFIVFIIMGGVIGWLASLVMKRDAQMGIFWNIVVGIAGSFIGNGMFAFFGGGSIGDISDIGALVAAFIGAVILLGAANLIQRGRVR, encoded by the coding sequence ATGGGATTCATCGTCTTCATCATCATGGGCGGGGTGATCGGTTGGCTCGCCAGTCTCGTCATGAAGCGCGACGCCCAGATGGGCATATTCTGGAACATTGTCGTCGGAATCGCTGGATCTTTCATCGGGAACGGAATGTTCGCCTTCTTCGGCGGCGGCAGCATCGGCGACATCAGCGATATCGGCGCGCTGGTCGCAGCATTTATCGGAGCGGTGATCCTGCTTGGCGCAGCCAACCTGATCCAGCGCGGTCGGGTTCGTTAG
- a CDS encoding energy transducer TonB — protein MRDTYALLVLTASLASAPAGAEVVDIAPSSAWNVDFADDKCRLARLFGEGENRHLVFFEQYWPSEGFGLTVAGPSFDRFRSRRRTELSFFDGQDPQRTEPFTGKVAGFGPGVIYSSAALAPADEVSDEQGDDRTTRLSQLDPGLASKVAYVGIKQRGDEIRLLTGPLDEAFEVLNQCTAGLVAEWGLDFERQRSASRMPEWANMAAVVRRIQKDYPRTALNRGEQGLMRMRVIVSPEGLVEECTIIKATDTEKLESPACDAMQDAKFTPALDAAGQPMRSYYVTRITYQI, from the coding sequence ATGCGTGACACCTATGCCCTTCTCGTCCTGACTGCATCGCTAGCTTCCGCGCCGGCGGGTGCCGAGGTCGTCGACATCGCGCCCAGCTCGGCTTGGAATGTCGATTTCGCCGATGACAAGTGCCGCCTGGCGCGCTTGTTCGGTGAGGGGGAGAACCGGCATCTCGTGTTCTTTGAGCAGTATTGGCCCAGCGAAGGCTTCGGCCTCACTGTCGCCGGACCCTCGTTCGACCGGTTCCGGAGTCGCCGGCGCACCGAGCTTTCCTTCTTCGACGGTCAGGACCCCCAGCGCACCGAGCCCTTTACCGGCAAGGTGGCCGGTTTCGGGCCGGGAGTGATCTATTCGTCGGCGGCACTGGCACCCGCGGACGAAGTTTCTGACGAACAAGGTGATGATCGGACCACGCGGTTGTCCCAACTCGACCCCGGGCTGGCCTCCAAGGTCGCATATGTCGGGATCAAGCAGCGCGGTGACGAAATCCGTCTTCTGACCGGTCCGCTCGATGAGGCGTTCGAGGTGCTCAACCAATGCACAGCGGGACTTGTCGCCGAATGGGGGCTGGATTTCGAACGTCAGCGCAGCGCCAGCCGGATGCCCGAATGGGCGAATATGGCAGCGGTCGTGCGCCGAATTCAGAAGGATTATCCGAGAACTGCGCTCAATCGCGGCGAACAGGGCCTGATGCGGATGCGGGTGATCGTCAGCCCCGAGGGTCTTGTCGAGGAGTGCACGATCATCAAGGCCACGGACACCGAAAAACTCGAGTCACCGGCCTGCGATGCGATGCAGGATGCAAAGTTCACGCCGGCGCTTGATGCTGCAGGGCAGCCCATGCGCTCGTACTATGTGACGAGGATCACCTACCAGATCTGA
- the mnmA gene encoding tRNA 2-thiouridine(34) synthase MnmA: MDTATRLDAGPLAGPDAASLFDLPRPAAESRIVVAMSGGVDSSVVAALAAASGAEVIGITLQLYDYGAATGRKGACCAGDDISDARAVADRLGIAHYVFDHESAFREDVVDQFADEYLAGRTPVPCIRCNMGPKFTDLFRMARELGADCLATGHYVRRVPAQAGPHLYRALDPARDQSYFLYATTQEQLDYIRFPLGGLPKTQVRELAEAAGLRNAAKPDSQDICFVPDGDYAKIVTKLRPEGGTPGDIVHAATGEKLGTHEGIVHFTVGQRKGLAIGGQPEPLYVVGVDAESREVRVGPKRLLAVESAEVIETNAIGDVPREGLTVKVRSMAKPVPVTLEGPLGSGATVRIRFAQPEYGVAPGQAAVIYAGERVVGGGWIDSTQAVRA; the protein is encoded by the coding sequence ATGGACACCGCCACCCGCCTCGATGCCGGCCCGCTTGCCGGGCCCGACGCCGCTAGCCTGTTCGACCTGCCCCGCCCGGCGGCCGAAAGCCGGATCGTCGTGGCGATGAGCGGCGGGGTCGATTCGTCCGTCGTCGCCGCGCTTGCCGCGGCGAGCGGGGCCGAAGTCATCGGCATCACCCTCCAGCTCTACGATTACGGCGCGGCCACCGGGCGCAAGGGCGCGTGCTGCGCCGGCGACGACATTTCCGACGCGCGCGCGGTGGCCGACAGGCTCGGCATCGCGCATTACGTGTTCGACCATGAAAGCGCATTTCGCGAAGACGTCGTCGACCAGTTCGCCGACGAATATCTCGCCGGACGCACTCCGGTGCCCTGCATTCGCTGCAACATGGGGCCCAAGTTCACCGATCTGTTCCGCATGGCGCGCGAACTGGGGGCTGATTGCCTTGCGACCGGGCATTATGTCCGCCGCGTCCCGGCGCAGGCGGGCCCGCACCTCTACCGCGCGCTCGATCCGGCGCGGGACCAGTCCTATTTCCTTTACGCGACGACGCAGGAGCAGCTGGACTACATTCGTTTCCCCCTTGGCGGCCTGCCGAAGACGCAGGTGCGCGAACTGGCCGAAGCGGCGGGCCTGCGCAATGCGGCCAAGCCCGACAGCCAGGACATCTGCTTCGTACCCGACGGCGATTATGCCAAGATCGTGACCAAGCTGCGGCCCGAAGGCGGGACGCCGGGCGACATCGTACACGCCGCCACCGGCGAAAAGCTCGGGACCCACGAAGGCATCGTCCATTTCACCGTCGGCCAGCGCAAGGGCCTGGCGATCGGCGGGCAGCCCGAACCACTCTATGTCGTCGGCGTGGACGCGGAAAGCCGAGAGGTCCGGGTCGGCCCGAAGCGCCTGCTTGCAGTGGAAAGCGCCGAAGTGATCGAGACCAATGCGATCGGCGACGTGCCGCGCGAAGGCCTGACGGTCAAGGTCCGTTCGATGGCGAAGCCGGTGCCGGTCACTCTCGAAGGCCCGCTGGGCAGCGGGGCCACGGTTCGCATCCGTTTCGCCCAGCCCGAATACGGCGTCGCCCCCGGGCAGGCGGCGGTGATCTATGCCGGTGAGCGGGTGGTCGGCGGCGGCTGGATCGATTCGACGCAGGCCGTGCGCGCCTGA
- a CDS encoding efflux RND transporter periplasmic adaptor subunit produces the protein MNYETTITAEAADSVPAETAAGDGTRSSPVLRWLLIGGGGLLALLLAIAAYFALAGGEPVPAGDDQSQAPVVSVVVPGRTTIEGTLEVPGTIAARRPMPVGVAGEGGQVLSVRVDAGDWVRQGEVMAVIDRSVQSQQAEAQAAQIEVARADARLAEANLERALQLVERGFVSKADIDRLRATRDSAVARVRVAEAQLDELQARNARLNIVSPASGYVLERNVEPGQTVGAGSGALFTVASGGEMEVLAQVSEDQLARLSVGIPATVVPSGSEKEFSGQVWQLSPVIDPQSRQGTARIALPFAPELRPGGFATALINSGSVTATVLPESAVLADDDGAFVYVVDKENKAQRVGVRTGMVTADGIAIIEGLSGEEEIVLKAGGFLNPGETVNPRRAALEGQGAAQVAGRSRD, from the coding sequence ATGAATTACGAGACCACCATCACGGCAGAGGCGGCCGACAGCGTTCCCGCCGAAACCGCCGCAGGCGACGGGACGCGGTCGTCCCCCGTGCTGCGCTGGCTGCTTATTGGCGGTGGCGGGCTATTGGCCCTGCTGCTTGCGATCGCCGCCTATTTTGCGCTCGCCGGCGGTGAGCCGGTTCCCGCCGGCGACGACCAGTCGCAGGCTCCGGTGGTGAGCGTTGTCGTCCCCGGCCGGACCACGATCGAAGGCACTCTGGAGGTTCCCGGCACGATCGCCGCGCGACGCCCGATGCCGGTCGGCGTCGCGGGCGAAGGCGGGCAGGTGCTGAGCGTGCGCGTCGATGCCGGCGACTGGGTCCGCCAAGGCGAGGTGATGGCCGTGATCGACCGGTCGGTCCAGAGCCAGCAGGCCGAGGCGCAGGCCGCCCAGATCGAAGTCGCGCGGGCCGATGCGCGGCTTGCCGAAGCGAATCTCGAACGTGCGTTGCAGCTGGTCGAGCGCGGTTTCGTTTCCAAGGCCGATATCGATCGCCTGCGCGCGACTCGGGATTCGGCGGTTGCGCGGGTGCGTGTGGCCGAGGCACAGCTCGATGAATTGCAGGCCCGCAATGCCCGGCTCAACATCGTCTCTCCGGCCTCGGGCTACGTGCTCGAACGCAATGTCGAGCCCGGCCAGACGGTAGGAGCAGGCAGCGGGGCATTGTTCACGGTCGCGAGCGGCGGCGAGATGGAAGTGCTCGCCCAGGTCAGCGAGGACCAGTTGGCGCGCCTTTCGGTCGGTATTCCGGCGACCGTCGTGCCGAGCGGTTCGGAAAAGGAATTCTCGGGCCAGGTCTGGCAGCTATCGCCCGTGATCGACCCCCAGTCGCGCCAGGGTACGGCGCGGATCGCCCTTCCTTTCGCGCCCGAATTGCGGCCCGGAGGGTTCGCTACCGCGCTGATCAATTCGGGGTCGGTGACCGCTACGGTCCTGCCCGAAAGCGCGGTTCTTGCAGACGATGACGGCGCGTTCGTCTATGTCGTCGACAAGGAGAACAAGGCCCAGCGGGTCGGTGTCCGCACCGGAATGGTCACGGCCGACGGCATCGCGATCATCGAAGGTCTCAGCGGCGAAGAGGAAATCGTCCTCAAGGCGGGCGGCTTCCTCAATCCGGGCGAGACCGTCAATCCGCGCCGCGCCGCGCTCGAGGGGCAAGGCGCGGCCCAGGTCGCCGGGCGTTCGCGTGACTGA
- a CDS encoding serine hydrolase domain-containing protein → MFRDQPVRRAARLAPALVLSALLLSACGASAPTAPAPLSDEARAAVTDKAGAPREQLAREIDDLFARKGLGETRAVVVMANGELAAERYGEGYDADTRFVSWSMAKTVTAVLIGMLVADGLLTLDEPAPVALWQRPGDPRAGITLRHLLQMRSGLRHTEAGDPPYESSEVRMLFLDGRDDMAKWAEEQPLEAEPGERFEYSSNTTVILADIAADALADSDDPETRRRAVTDFLEARLFGPLGMDSMVPEFDASGTLIGGSLMHATARDWAAFGEFLRRKGRAPGGEQLVPSRWVEAMVTPSPAAAHYGLQTWLNRPVEGLEFPHPLFPDRASDKLFSLIGHMGQYVLVAPDRRLTVVRLGHSDSEQRRAMLRQAADVIELYPER, encoded by the coding sequence ATGTTTCGAGACCAGCCTGTTAGGCGTGCCGCCCGCCTCGCGCCAGCCCTTGTTCTGTCAGCCCTTCTGCTCTCCGCATGCGGGGCCTCGGCGCCGACTGCCCCTGCGCCCCTGAGCGATGAAGCGCGCGCCGCCGTCACCGACAAGGCAGGAGCGCCGAGGGAGCAGCTCGCCCGCGAAATCGACGACCTTTTCGCCAGAAAAGGGCTTGGTGAGACGCGCGCGGTGGTGGTGATGGCCAATGGCGAGCTCGCCGCGGAGCGCTATGGCGAGGGATACGATGCCGACACCCGCTTCGTAAGCTGGTCGATGGCCAAGACTGTGACGGCAGTGCTGATCGGCATGCTGGTCGCCGACGGCCTCCTAACCCTCGATGAGCCGGCTCCGGTCGCGCTGTGGCAACGTCCGGGCGATCCGCGCGCCGGCATCACCCTGCGCCACCTGCTCCAGATGCGTTCGGGCCTGCGCCATACCGAGGCGGGCGATCCGCCCTACGAATCGTCCGAAGTGCGCATGCTGTTTCTCGATGGGCGCGACGACATGGCGAAATGGGCGGAAGAGCAGCCGCTCGAGGCAGAGCCCGGCGAACGGTTCGAATATTCCTCCAACACCACCGTCATTCTCGCCGACATCGCCGCCGACGCGCTCGCGGACAGCGACGATCCCGAAACGCGGCGCAGGGCGGTGACGGATTTCCTCGAGGCCCGGCTGTTCGGACCGCTCGGCATGGATTCGATGGTCCCCGAATTCGACGCTTCGGGCACGCTGATCGGCGGCAGCCTGATGCACGCCACCGCGCGCGACTGGGCGGCATTCGGGGAATTCCTGCGCCGCAAGGGCCGCGCGCCGGGCGGCGAGCAGCTCGTCCCCAGCCGCTGGGTCGAGGCGATGGTGACGCCCAGCCCGGCAGCTGCGCACTACGGCCTGCAGACCTGGCTCAATCGGCCGGTAGAAGGGCTCGAATTCCCGCATCCGCTGTTTCCCGATCGTGCCTCGGACAAGCTGTTCTCGCTGATCGGCCACATGGGCCAGTATGTCCTCGTCGCGCCCGACCGGCGCCTGACCGTGGTGCGGCTGGGCCATTCTGACTCCGAGCAACGCCGCGCGATGCTCCGGCAGGCGGCAGACGTGATCGAGCTATATCCCGAGCGCTAA